The Xyrauchen texanus isolate HMW12.3.18 chromosome 28, RBS_HiC_50CHRs, whole genome shotgun sequence genome has a segment encoding these proteins:
- the pigh gene encoding phosphatidylinositol N-acetylglucosaminyltransferase subunit H → MNNMADEEFTDINGNSISLDCQNHSAFCREFTVNSPKMSLRNVMVYTCVTWLFAYAIFFFTENTAVLSSAIIVTLFGMMFHIHFVKVDHETLLIIGSLGVQLSSSYASGRESTTFIEISKLKDIVINEAVYMHSIVYYLCILIKDPAEPGTVTSVVPLFQSSKPRLNCLIQVYRSCQEILAQAR, encoded by the exons ATGAACAACATGGCCGACGAAGAATTCACAGACATAAATGGGAACTCGATTTCTTTAGATTGCCAAAATCACTCTGCTTTCTGCAGAGAATTCACTGTTAATTCCCCGAAGATGTCTTTACGTAATGTTATGGTTTACACCTGCGTTACATGGTTATTTGCTTACGCTATATTTTTCTTTACGGAG AACACGGCTGTCCTGTCGAGTGCCATCATTGTCACGCTATTTGGGATGATGTTTCACATTCATTTCGTGAAGGTGGACCACGAGACTCTTCTCATTATCGGCTCTCTTGGTGTCCAGCTGTCTTCATCTTACGCATCTGGACGAGAAAGCACGACATTTATTGAAATTAGCAAGCTAAAAGACATCGTCATCAACGAGGCAGTTTATATG CACAGCATCGTATACTATCTCTGCATTCTGATTAAGGACCCAGCAGAGCCTGGCACGGTGACCAGTGTTGTGCCCCTTTTCCAG AGTTCAAAGCCTCGGCTGAATTGTCTAATTCAAGTGTACAGAAGTTGTCAAGAGATTCTTGCACAGGCCAGATGA